One Primulina eburnea isolate SZY01 chromosome 4, ASM2296580v1, whole genome shotgun sequence genomic window, TTGATTACTATCTCAGAAAAAAGATTGCTTCGATAAAAATTGATTTAGATGTCATAAAAGATGTTGATTTATACAAAATAGAGCCATGGGATCTTCAAGGTACGTAGTAGACTTCAGTATTATCAAACTATACCTCATCAAGCTCGACTTTGTAAAATTACATTTCAGGGTCTCCTCGATTTTGATTGTAGAATATAAATGAAATATGTCGTGTTCATGTCAATCAAAAAGGGTTGCGAACCGGCTTGATTGATTAGCGCCTTTCAGTGTTCATGGTTAGATCATATTCGACTTCATTTTAATCCTTGAATGAAAACCAGAACTGTGCAGGATGGGAACAGAAGGACAGGATGATTATTACTTCTTCAGCCACAAGGATAAGAAATATCCGACGGGGACTCGCACTAATCGAGCTACTAAAGTTGGATTCTGGAAAGCTACAGGAAGAGATAAGGCTATTTATTCTAAGCATGATTTGATTGGCATGAGAAAAACGTTGGTATTTTACAAAGGTCGAGCCCCGAACGGCCTAAAATCTGACTGGATCATGCATGAATATCGACTCGAAACGAATGAAAATGGAACTCCCCAGGCGAGTGCATGTCTTACATGTTTGATTATCATCTCCTGTCAAATTTAAAAAGATAAAGTTTTATACCTCATTATTTAAAGAATACAAATTTCACATCAGATAAATTTCACTGTCTAACTTAAATGTGATGTAGGGTACGGTCTTttgattttcttgaattgaaataATACAACGATCCCCATCAATTGATTTTACCAGGAAGAAGGATGGGCAGTATGTAGGGTATTCAAGAAAAGAATTGCTGCCACTATACGATATGAGGAAGAACAAGACTCGGTACGTTGGTATAACTGCGACGATCAAGTTTCCTTCATGAAATATTTCGACCCAACTAAGTTAAGATCTCATCCTCACTATACCTGCAAACAAGAACTCGAATCGCATTACAACATTCCTGATCATGGTGCAGCATTTCACAAGCTTCCTTATCTAGAAAGTCCAAAAATACAACCACCATCCACAGTGAATAATGCTCACTGTAGCAGCTCGATAGACGTCCCATATGGTTTCCAAGAAGAACGACTTCAAGAAAGC contains:
- the LOC140829872 gene encoding NAC domain-containing protein 7-like; this encodes MTSFSNVPPGFRFHPTDEELVDYYLRKKIASIKIDLDVIKDVDLYKIEPWDLQELCRMGTEGQDDYYFFSHKDKKYPTGTRTNRATKVGFWKATGRDKAIYSKHDLIGMRKTLVFYKGRAPNGLKSDWIMHEYRLETNENGTPQAKGWAVCRVFKKRIAATIRYEEEQDSVRWYNCDDQVSFMKYFDPTKLRSHPHYTCKQELESHYNIPDHGAAFHKLPYLESPKIQPPSTVNNAHCSSSIDVPYGFQEERLQESNTIQMDVNALYNDQDVLEQVTDWRFLDKFVASQLSQERVNNSNGASDQVFESASFPN